DNA sequence from the Perca flavescens isolate YP-PL-M2 chromosome 3, PFLA_1.0, whole genome shotgun sequence genome:
taAGCATGCCCCCATATTTCAACACAGTAAAAAATGTATGGAACAATAAGAGAACAATACAGAATATACAGAGATGGCTTATTTAGAAAGTACTTGGTTTTATGTAGTATAGCCATTGATTTAGACATTTGTGATTGAACATGAGCAATGTGTGGTTTCCAGGATAATTTATGGTCTAATATTATTCCAAgaaatttattttcattcaccCTTTCTAATACCACATCATCAATCTTTAAGCTCATGCTGGTTTTAATTTGTCGATtactaaatataatatatttagttttatttagatTAAAGGATAGTTTATTTTGGTCAAACCATCGCTTGATTCTGGATAGTTCTCTGGTCACATCAGCAATTAGTTGGTGAAGATTATCCCCGGATACATACAATGTTGTGTCATCTGcgaataaaacacattttaacaaatCGGATACCTTACAGATGtcattaatatataaaataaacaacttaGGACCAATCAAAGATCCCTGGGGCACTCCACAAGTTACTTTGCACATTTCTGAATGTTGATCATTAAAATGTACACACTGGTATCTATTGTCAAGATAACTTTCTAACCATGAGTAAGCACGGCCTCTAAAACCATACTGCTCTAGTTTGTTCATTAACAATTTATGATCTATGGTATTGAAGgcttttttttagatcaacaaaAACACCCAAAGAAAAATACTTATTATCTAATGCGGATGCTATATAATCCACTAATTTAATAACTGCCATCGAAGTTGATCGGCCGCTCCTAAATCCATATTGATCATCACTTAATATTGTGAATTTTTCTATGAAGCTGTCAAGCCTCTTCAGAAAAagtttttacagtatttttgaAAATTGGGATAATAATGAAATTGGTCTATAATTTGAATATAAATGACTTTCACCACTCTTATAAATTGGAAtaatttttgcaattttcatcTGATCTGGAAAAATGCCAGATTTAAAgaacaaattaaaaatgtaagtcAGAGGTTCTAATATTGAATGGATTATATTTTTAACTAGTTTCATATCTATGTCAGTCCAATCCGTtgaccttttatttttaaaaccatTCACAATCTCTAATATTTCATTTTTAGTAATGTCAGACACAAACATGAAAGAAGAGTTCCTACTGATATATTTGCAactatttgtgtttttactttttgaatcAGTAATGCCTTTTGCCAGATTGAAACCCACATTAACAAAATAGTCATTAAATTTGTTTGCTATCTCCTTTGGGTTTCTAATAATGTCTTCAGTGTCATTTGTAAAATAACTTTGACAGTCtcgtttgttgtttgtttttttaataattttatttagtaCTTTCCAAGTTCCTTGCatgttttgcttttgttgttCTAAAAGGGTGTAAAAAGATTGCTTTTTACTATTTCGGATAATGCTtaccaatttatttttatattttttatatttttcttccGACTcaatagttctttttttttaacaaatttcGCATATAATGTATTCTTCTTTTTGCATGCTTTTTCAATGCCTTTTGTTATCCACGACTTTTTTCCTAATTTAGTTTCTTGGTTTTGAGTCATCTTAATGGGGCAGTTAATGTTAAACAGCTCAATAAATCTATACAAAAAAGTATCATATGCCACATTTGCATCACTTTCGGCGTAAAGATCTCACCAGTTTTGGTTACTAAGATCCTTTTTCAGttcttcaatatttttttccgtACAACTTCTTTTAAATTTATTAATGCTATGGGATTTATTTTTTCGTGTAAAAAAATTGGAAATATTGCAAACACTGGCAGATGATCACTAACCTCCCTCGTAAATAAGTCCACAACAACCTTTTCATCAAATCTATTGGTAAAAATATGGTCTATTAGTGTTGCTGTTTCGGTTGTGATTCTGCTAGGCTTATCAGTAAGTGGACATAAATGATTGCTGTACATTATATTTATAAACTCAGAAGTACCTTTGAAAACTCGTTGATTAAGTAAATCGATGTTGAAGTGTCCACACACAATTTGTACTTCATCAGTGGTCATATTATTAAGCAAATCTGCAATTTTTTCATTAAATGTTGTCAAACTTGTTCCTGGCGGTCTGTACACACAGCTAATAAGTATGTTTCTGGAGTGTTCTACTTCAATTTCCACTGTTAAACAATCCAGGACATTGTCTATACAGTatgagacatttttaacaattttaCTTCTTAACAATTTTACTTCTTGATTGATCTATATGCAAAGCGACTCCTCCGCCCTTTTTGTTGTTCCTGTTAGTGGTACTTCACTTGTGATAATGACAACCAGCGTGTTGAGTGTGGCCTAGATCTTACCATTACCACCCCctcccacacatacacaatttCATACATGCTAATCACTTGTAAGCATTTGATTGTTTTTCCACCATCACTCTAGAGAGGAATAATTTGGGCTTGTGTGCTGCttgtgtcatcagattttcttCCTTTAATAAGGCTTTACACCTATTATAAATACTCACTACAACAATTCACTTGTGCAGAGTGGGAGGTGGTTATGTTTTAGTCAAGATAccattttcagctttttttcctccaactATTAACCTTTTGATATTAGCTGTTCAACCaagtgaaacatgtttctgtttaCAATGTCCTGTCTTTTTGCCAGTAACTGACATGAGGCTCTTATGTTACATTTGGACATGTGATATGTAATGGGATTTGTCTTTGGTAACAGGAATTGTTGAACATTATTTGGGAGGTACCATTTATTCTGAACTTTATTCACTCTATTTTCAGGTTTGATGTGACttgtgttttgctgtgttttACAGACTGAATATACTGACACATATTCTGACATTCTGATAACACTCAGCTATATGTGTTAAATGTCCAGAACAGCTGCATCCATGTCTCGGTTCCCCTGGCTCCTCGCTCGGTGGCCCTCCTCAGCTCTCTCCCTGCTGCTTCTCAGTGTAGTTGGCAGACAGATGGGACTGGAGGTGGTTCAGGCGATAGTGTGCTCCTGGTGGGGTGCACCGAGCAACAAAAGCCTCTCCCAGGATGGAGATGTGATAATCGGTGGACTTTTTAATCTCTATTACAAACCTTCATATGTAGAGCAGGTCTTTAACACGCTGCCACATTATGAACCTTGCACTGGGTAACTTAATCAGTACATTGTTGTTGAATGTCTGGTGGTTTATTATGTTGTTCAGCACATCTGGGGTTTTTATAATTTTGTCATGCTCATATGTTTCTGTTAAAATGCAGATGAAAATATAACTTAAATCTACCAAATGTTGAACTAGAAAGTTACAGTATGCATGTTTATAATGGTACATGTCATGTTTTATATTGATTATATtcattataaaatattaaagttataaagctatatatatatatatatatatatatatatatatatatatataagcaaaTTTGAATTAGTTTAATTATTTCAATAGGTTTTGCTGTAATACATTTGTGTTGGTATATTTATGAAATTTTTGGACAtttgctgtttttatatttatgtgcATGGTGATACTTTTTTATCTGTCACTAATTCATGTTGtggtttatgttatgttatatgcTATTCCTTTCTACTTCTGTGGTTTCAGATTAGATCCAGAGGTATTACAAAATGTGTATGCCATGGCATTTGCGGTGGAGGAAATCAATCGTAACAACACCCTGCTACCAGGAGTGAAGCTGGGCTACCGCATATTTGATAGCTGTGTCCGATACCCCTGGGCTCTGCAAGCTGCATTGTCACTGGTTGCAGGAGACGAACACAGCTGTAACGTAACAGCCTCCACTTCTCGTACTGCAGCCGGAGAGACAACAGGTATCATTGGATATTACTCTGTATGCTACTAACATTTGCTATATCCATGAAAACATCAGCTGATATTTGTAGTATAAAAAGATTGACCTCATGTAATTATATGTCCAATGCTATCAGCAGGCGGTCAACCTGTTCCTTTGCTCATTGGTGATGCCGCATCAACAACAACCATATTTCTGTCCAGGATACTAGGGCCTCTCTCTGTGCCATTTGTGAGTTTCATTATATCAGGAAATAAACCTCTGATGAACCTTTTTTATACAGTCTACACTAAGAGGCTGATACTATTttttgaattaaaaataaaatagtattATTGCTGGAAAAGCAGTGTCaaaataatgcatttttttctcaGATCAGCTACTTGTCAAGCTGCCCCTGTCTAAGTGACAAGATTAAGTTTCCTAACATCTTCAGAACAATCCCCAGTGATATTTTCCAAGCCCGGGCCATGGCACAGCTGGCCATTCGCTTCTGCTGGACTTGGATGGGAGCGGTGGTTGTCAACAATGATTATGGTCTTTTGGCAATACAGGTTTATGTCTTTGTCATTATTCTATAAAATGCCTGAAAAATGCTGAATAGATTTCCTTCATATATATGTAAGATAACAATATCCTATTTATATGaacatatttgttgttttgaccTCAAGGCATTTCAGGAAGGGACTCAGGGGAAAGGGGTGTGTTTGGAATTCATAGAGACACTCCGCAAAGAAACTATTGAGAGTGATGCCAGACGTGTTGCCCTCACAATTCAAGCTTCGACTGCGAGGGTGATTCTCATCTTTTGTTGGTATACAGAAGTAAAGAAAGTATTCCTGGAACTGGCCAAGATAAATGTGAGCAACTGgcattgaaataaaacaaagacataggctatagtttttaaaaacataatgccATCTGTTTTTCTTGTcataatttatttcaatttcCTCTTAATGTAGGTGACGGACCGACAGTTTCTGGCAAGTGAGGCTTGGAGCACCAATAATGATCTTCTCCGAAATCTTGCCATCTCTAAAGTGGCAAGTGGTGTTCTCGGTGTGGCCATTCGAAGTTCAACCATACCCGGATTTGAAAATTATCTCAGACGTTTGCACCCAATTCGTAATCCTGATGATGACTTCTTACGAGaattctgggaaaatgagtttggaTGCAGTCCTGAAGCTGATGCTGAACCTCTTTCTTCACCACTCAGAACAAGGTCTGACCATCCATCAAATGTTACATCTTCATCTACTGCCAAGGCGTCCTTTCAGAAAGCTTCTCTATCACCCTGCAGTGGCACAGAGTCCCTGGAGGGACTGCATAATCCCATCACTGATACCTCTCAGTTAAGGGTGACATATAATGTCTACCTTGCTGTTTATGCTGCAGCCCACGCCCTTCACAGCCTTCTCTCCTGCCCCGACACAGACAGCTCACACGGAAACAACAGACCCACCTGTTCTTCtccaaaaaacataaaatccatAGAGGTAAACATAATTATGCCTGTGTTATCTACAACACTCATAgttctttacattttttgaacTGAATATTGTAATATTCATAGTGTAAGTGCATTTTTtgtagacagatttttttttaaaggggtgatagaatgattatatagggtatttcacactgttccttatggtctcataatggggtatgtaatattggttgggctgaaaatggtctggttgatattttattggcccttatgcatcccggtgttttggccctatttgtaacaagagcttttcttccaaatatgttatgctgatgaatatttagatgagctgcgcgctgattggttgagcgaatcgccatACACACATATTAGAGATGCGTGCTGATTTGGTTGAGCGAATCACCATACACAGACATTAGAGAcacgtgctgattggttgagcgaatccccaatacacatacattagagacgcgacagaatctcatattccagacactgcaatgttttgttaccaaattcacttctgagacttttttatgtgagaaatcaactatataaagctcaaatatgggccgttttacgaaaattgatggctaattgcaaatttggtaagactttaggagctccacacagtctgacgagaaagcggcagcctgctgggctccatacccagggcaaagtcaccctttgtggatactgcactactggggctccgcggccggctgccagcataactataatatatttacggtttgaatttcgtcacgccacttatataacatctaccccaatgtcttataaagctaaccgttgtgtcaGATTTGATTTTAAGGCATTTGTATGAACGCCAGGCGTCTTGTTAGgacgagcagctagctagctttttgtcctattcaatacaatgggaaacaaTTGCAGCTAGCTaactacactttcggcataaatatagtatatttacagtttgaatttcgtcacgccacttatataacgtctaccccaatgtcttataaagctaaccgttgtgtccgatttgattttaaggcatttttatgaacgtgaGGCGTCTTGTTAGgacgagcagctagctagctatatgtcccattcaatacaatgggaaacgattgccgctagctagctacactttcagcataactataatatatttacagtttgaatttcgtcatggcatgtatattacaggttccccaaggtcttagaaagcttagctaacacttgtccgattttggatttcaattgaatgcatttttgcgaacgtcagaggtctcgttaggaggaggctagctagctctcattgatggactccagctcaccacggctctatcaatgagactcgcggacaagaggcatttatttccccgattgtttgtttaaataagtcaacacacatatccattataagattaactggatcCTGTGGTAAGaaattgcgggcgtaacaagctcactgaccgcgctctcagtcactcaccggccggccatttagcaggaagaggggagggagaacagcgagctgcaggccctggagctctctcagggcagcggcgtttggtagtgcAGTCACCCAGAAAAGGGTGCGTTTGCACGGGTACTGAGCACCGGGCTGCTGGccctcaatcgagctcacagcaggccggggtctgtgacggaggacaggcagggcggcgatgtagcgacccaggcagcaccggccgctgaactccgacacacagtcggacaaaatttgcaattagccatcaattttcgtaaaacggcccatatttgggCTTTACatggttgatttctcgcataaaaaagtttcagaagtgaattttgtaatggaatagcagagatctgcctgacctagattcagaagactacctgatctcaggtcagttgtgtagcctatgtaaatgttggagCATGATACACCCATGgacgtgacaaaggtacaggtcttgAGCTGCTTACGTCAGcttctagctttgttgagatttgcccgttttcagcagcagtttcaaaatatgagattttcatagtaaaggggtgtcaatgggattttgagcttctatgtatgtcctatttacccaccgaactgtcgttattcaactatgacagggtaaaatcggttttgcattctatcacccctttaaatatcAACGGTCTCTTCAACATTTGTTGCTTTCAGCTGTTGCAGCACTTGAACAACCTGCATTTCACAACGCCACAGGGGGAAATGTTTTACTTTGAAGGTGGTGATGCTCCAGCAAAGTATGACCTTGTCAACTGGCAGAACACTCCTGAGGGGTCACTCAAACTTGTTTTGATTGGTCGTGTGGACGGGTTTGACCTCCACCTCAACCAGTCAGCTGTTCAGTGGAGCAACGGATCCAATCAGGTGGTCACATCGACAAGTGGTGTCAAGGCTACAAACAAACTTGCTGTTGAAATGAACGTCTGTGTAGATTCACAAGATAATGTCGTATTATTTGGcttgttgtttaggtacctaCTTCAGTGTGCAGTGAGAGCTGCCCCCCAGGCACCCGAGTGGCCAACAGGAAAGGAGAACCTCTCTGCTGCTTTGACTGTATCCCATGTGCTGATGGGGAGATTAGCAATCAA
Encoded proteins:
- the LOC114552253 gene encoding extracellular calcium-sensing receptor-like, whose translation is MSRFPWLLARWPSSALSLLLLSVVGRQMGLEVVQAIVCSWWGAPSNKSLSQDGDVIIGGLFNLYYKPSYVEQVFNTLPHYEPCTGLDPEVLQNVYAMAFAVEEINRNNTLLPGVKLGYRIFDSCVRYPWALQAALSLVAGDEHSCNVTASTSRGQPVPLLIGDAASTTTIFLSRILGPLSVPFISYLSSCPCLSDKIKFPNIFRTIPSDIFQARAMAQLAIRFCWTWMGAVVVNNDYGLLAIQAFQEGTQGKGVCLEFIETLRKETIESDARRVALTIQASTARVILIFCWYTEVKKVFLELAKINVTDRQFLASEAWSTNNDLLRNLAISKVASGVLGVAIRSSTIPGFENYLRRLHPIRNPDDDFLREFWENEFGCTSLSPCSGTESLEGLHNPITDTSQLRVTYNVYLAVYAAAHALHSLLSCPDTDSSHGNNRPTCSSPKNIKSIELLQHLNNLHFTTPQGEMFYFEGGDAPAKYDLVNWQNTPEGSLKLVLIGRVDGFDLHLNQSAVQWSNGSNQVPTSVCSESCPPGTRVANRKGEPLCCFDCIPCADGEISNQHGSLHCERCPLEFWSNAKRTACIPRQLDFLSFNETLGITLSTAAVSGTVVTTAVFVVFLYYRQTPMVRANNSELSFLLLLSLKLCFLCSLVFIGRPSVWACRLQQAAFGISFVLCVSCLLVKTIVVLAAFRSARPGAEALMKWFGPGQQRGSVCLFTSIQVIICATWLSLSPPVPQRDLGFQGSKVTLECAMASVVGFSLVLGYIGLLACTCLVLAFLARKLPDNFNEAKLITFSMLIFCAVWVAFVPAYVSSPGKYTVAVEVFAILASSYGLLLCIFAPKCFIILLRPKKNTKKHLMAR